The genomic region AACGGACATTTTGCTCCTTTTAAAAAGCGCGGCGTTGATACCCAAGGCGTAAAAGTAGAGGAAGGCAAAACCTTTTTTTGGGCCGCCGAATATGATAAGGATTTTAAAAACGCGTATACAAAAGTGACGGACTTGAACGTTTTTGCCAATTTTAAACCCCGCATTCTCAGTTCACATAAAAAATGCAAATACGCTTTTTTGGGAAATATTGACCCTGAAATCCAATTAAGTCTTATTAAACAAATGGACGGCGCTAAACTTATTACCTGCGACACTATGAACTATTGGATTAATTCAAATAAAAAAGCGGTTAAAAAAGTTATTAAAAATACGGATATTTTATTTGTAAATGAATCTGAGGCAAGAATGCTTACCGGGGAATATAATTTAATTAAAGCCGGTAAAGATATTTTAAAACTTGGCGCTAAACACGTTATTATAAAGCTTGGTCCCAACGGCGCTATGTTTATAAGCCCGCTCGGCATGGCCCAGCTTCCCCCGTTTTTAGTTGAAAACATTTATGACACTACGGGTGCGGGAGATACTTTCGGAGGGGCTTTTACCGGTTATCTGGCAAGTCTTCCCAAATGGAATACCTTGTATGCCATTAAAAATGCAATGGCCGTAGGCGGCGTCATGGCCAGTTTCGGAATAGAAAGTTTTAGTATAAATAAACTGTTAGAACTTAGCCAGACAAAAATAAATTCGCGCTTAAATAAATACAAAAACGGATTACGGTTTTAAATAAAAAGGCGGATTAAAAACCGCCTTTTTTATGCAATAAAAAAGTTTTTTTACCGTTGTTATAATATAGGGATAGAAATTTATGAGTGAAACCGCAGATAATGAATTATTGGAACAATTTAAGAAAGGCGATACTTTTTCTTTAGGGCTGCTTATAGAGAAATATAAAACACCGTTATATACATTTATAATTTCTTATGTTAAAGATGCTTCAGTCGCTGAGGATATTTTTCAAGAAGTGTTTTTGAAAATTATTAAAAATCCGTATATTTATAAGGAGAACTCAAATTTTAAAGCCTGGCTTTTTACGGTAAGCAGGAATAAGTGTATGGATTATTTCAGACAAAGCGGCACGGATCTTCAGTCTTTGGATGCTGTTGTTGAAGAGGGTTTTAGCCTTCACGAAACCGTTCAGTCCAAAGAGAAAGAACCTTTAGATTTTCTTCTTAATTTAGAAGATGCGGAAGCGGTTAATAAAGCTTTAAATATGCTTCCGCTTGAGCAAAAAGAAATAATAATAATGCGTCAAACAATGAGTTTTAAAGAAATAGCCCAATTGCTGAGCTGCCCTATCGGCACAGTGCTTGCCAGAGCCAGCAGAGGATATAAAAAAATGCAGCAACAACTAACAATTAATAATTTTGAATCATCGGAGGCCGTTTATGCAGAATGATGAACTTTTTAAATATATGGGAATAAGCCCTGACAGCGGGGAAGCGGAAAAAATAAACGCCGTTTCTAAGGCTGTGTCTAAAGAATTAAACAAAACTTCTTTAGCTCCTTCACAGGCTGTTATTGACAACATTATGGCAGCGGCTGCAAAGAAAAACAAATATGCAATAAAAAATCTGTTTTCGGCGTTTAGTTATAAGACTTTGCTTACTGGCGCTTTAACTGTTTTTATTGTGTTTGCTGTCCCGTATATGTTATCAAAAAATAGTTTGGGGCGGATAGATACCGACATATACAGTTCGGCGGTTGAAACAAATTTTGATCAATTTGATTCCGATTTAAGCGAAGTTTTGGAATATCTTGAAACAATATAAGGGAGGATAGTTATGAAAAAAATATTAGCGGGCTTTTTTGCAGTATGTTTACTTGCAGTTTTTGTAAACGCCCAGCCTATGGGACAAGGTTCTAAAAAATATCCCGGCAAGGCAGATATGGAAGGTATGAGAGAGCACTTTAAAAATAAAATGAAAGAAAATAAAGCTCTTCATGAGGAATACGCTAACGCTAAAACTGACGCTGAAAAGAAAGCGGTTGAAGCTAAAATAAACCAAAAAGTAGCCGAAGAAACGGATGCTGAAATAGCGATGTTCCAAAAACGTCTTGACGATTCGGAAAAAAAGCTTAAAGAAGCTAAAAAGAAACTTTCCGAAAAGAAGAAAGATAAAAAGAATATAAACCAGAAAAAAGCTGAAATGATAAAGGAAGGAAACTTTTCTAAATTTGGCAAAGAAAGAAAATGCGATAAAGCCGAATGTTCCGAAGGTAAAGAATGCGGTTGCGATAAAGGCGAACGCAAAAGTTTTAAAGGTGATTTTAAGGGTCCTAAAGACGGACAGCGCAAAGGCGGTCCCAGAAGTAAAATGAACTCTAAAGCGCCTGAAGTTAAAGTAGAAAATAAATAATGCTTTAAATTGCTTTAATACAAAAATCCCGGAATTATATTCCGGGATTTTTTATTGTGCCGTGAAAAGTTTTCGCGTAAGCTTAAAGATTGGCAGTTTTATTTCTACGCCGCCTGCGCTTTAACCATGCATAAGGAAATATTGTTTTGTTATTTTAGAGCAATCGAAAAAGTAAAGTTTTAAAACAAGAAACCCCGGGCTTGGCCCGGGGAGTTTTGTATTTGTTAAAACGAAACAGCTAATTTAATTTTGTGATATCAGCTATTACTGTTAATAAAGAAGCAGTTTTATTAAGCAGGTTAAGCCTGTTTTTCCTAATTTCCTCTTTATCACTGTTAACCATAACCGAATCAAAAAAAGAGGCAAGCTCCCCTTTAAAACCGGCGAGTAAAGCAAATATTTCCTCACAATCTTTTACGGTTAGAGTTTTGTTATATTTGATAAGTTCTTTTTCCGTTTTTTCAACGGCAGTTAAAAGATTTCTTTCCGCGTCATGCTCAAACAGTGTGCTGTTAACTGAGGCAGCGTCAAACTCGGCTTTTTTTAATATGTTTATAACGCGTTTGGCGCTTTCGCCCACGGTTTTAAGGTCTTCATTTTCTTTCATGTTTTGAAGAGCTTTAGCTACTTGGAGCGTGTGTGTAAAAGGTTTGGCGGCATTGCCGGAAACGCACATAATTACCTTGGTATCTATGGACTCGTTTTCTAATAAGTTAGACATGCGAGCGTCTAAAAACGCTTCCAAAGCGCAATATACATCAGTTTCTTTTTCATAAAGTTTAACGGAGTAATCAACTAATTCCTTAGGCGCAATGGGCATATTATAATCAAGCATCATTCTTACAATGCCTATGGCCTGGCGTCTTAAAGCGAAAGGGTCTTCACTGCCGGTAGGTATTTGGCCTGTTAAAAAGTTGCCTGTAACAGCGTCCATTTTGCCGGCTAAAGAAACTATGGCGGATTCCAAAGTTGAAGGAAGTTCGGACGTTGATGTAAGCGGGAAGTAAAACTCTTCCAACGCTTTCGCAGTTTCGGTTGGTTTATTTTCTTTTAAAGCGTAAACGCCGCCCATATAACCCTGCAGTTCCGGAAATTCATAGACTACTGACGAAGTTAAATCAGCGTAACAATAATCGGCCGCCTGCCCAACAATATCTTTTTTCGCACCGCATTTTTCAGCCAGCCAAAGGGCCAGCTTTTTTGTTCTCTCGGTTTTATCAAGCATTGTTCCAAGTCCGTCAATAAAACGTACTGTGGCAAGCTTTTCTTTAAAAGCGTTTAAACCTTTGTTTAAATCCTGGTTATAAAAGAAAATTGCGTCGCTTAATCTTGCCGACATAACCTTTTTAAAGCCTTCCATAACTTCCTGCTGGTTAACGGACATGCCGTCCCTCACGGCTATAAAGTAAGGCTCAATACCGCCGTCTTTGTTTACCATATGAAACATTTTTATCTGTTTCTTTAAAACGGTTATGATAAGCTCTTTTGGCAAGGTTAAAAACCTTATTTCAAAATCGCCCGGCACTGCTACGGGGTGTTCTGTCATATAAACGGTTTCGTTAAGCAAATCCTCACTTATGACGGAGGTTAAATTTCTTAATTCCCCTTCTTTAGCAATGGCTTTAGCAAGAACTTCTTTTCTTTCTTCAGGTTCGGCCAAAATAGGTTGCGGCTGATTTTTAAGCGTTTCTATGTAGCTGTCGGCCGAGGCTATTTTTATGCCTTTCGTACCAAATGAAGATAAAGGCCACGTTGTTCTGCCGCTTTCAACGCCGGCTACTTTAAATTTTATAACAGCGTCACCGTATAAACCTATTAAGGTGCGTATAGGACGTGCGAAACGAAGGCCGCTTTCTTCCCATACCATGTTTTTGGGGAACTGTAAAGAAGTTACAATATTTGTAAAAATCTGTGGTAAAAGTTTTTTAGTGGCTTCACCTTTAATTTTTATTTTGGCATAAATAAAAGGGCCGTTTGGCGTTTCAACTACGGAAAGTTTTTCAGGCTTAATACCGTTTTTTTGCGCGAATCCTGCGCTTTGAGGAGTAAAATTGCCGTTTGCGTCTTTTAAAAGTTTAGCAGGCGGGCCTTTAATTTCTTTGGAAATATCTTTTGATTTGGGTTCAAGGCCTTCAATGTGAAGGGCTATTTTCCTAAAAGTTCCGAAAGCGCGTAAAGACGCGTAAGAAATATTATATTTTGCAAATTGCTCGGCGGCTAAGGCTTCCATTTGCCTTAAAGCGCCTTCAACAAATCTCGCGGGTAAATGTTCAACCCCGATTTCTAACAATGCGTTTTTCATATTATTTGATAACCTCGGGTTCGACAGCCTTTATATACTCGGTAGCGCAAAGTTTGGCAAGCGAGCGTATTTTTGCAATTATGTTAGTACGGTCGGACACGCTTATAGCGCCGCGAGCTTCTAACATATTAAAGTAATGTGATACTCGCATAGCGCATTCATAAGCAGGAAGGTACAAGCCCATAGAACAAAGACGTTTACATTCTTCCTCATTTTCTTCTACGTAGCGTCTTAAATGTTCAATGTTAGCCTGTTCAAAATGATAGCGGGAAAATTGTTTTTCGCCTTCTAAAAATAAATCCCCGTAAGAGCGGGTATTATTCCACATAATGCCATAAACATTATCTTTCTTTTGGGAATACATGGCTATACGCTCAAGCCCGTAAGTAATTTCAACTGTTATGGGGTTAAGGGCATAACCGGCCATATTTTGGAAATAAGTAAATTGTGTAACTTCCATACCGTCAAGCCAAACTTCCCAGCCCACGCCGCTTGCGCCCAATGTAGGGGACTGCCAGTCATCCTCAACCCAGCGTACGTCATGTTCTTTGGGGTCAAGGCCTATAGCTTTAAGTGAGTTAAGGTAAAGTTCCTGAATATTTGAAGGCGCCGGTTTTATTATTACCTGAAACTGGTAATATTTGCCTAATCTGTTAGGGTTTTCGCCGTATCTTCCGTCCGCGGGTCTGCGGCATGGTTCAGCGTAAGCGGCCGAGGTCGGCTTTGAAGTGAGCGACCCGTAAAATGTATAGGGGCTGAAGGTAGCCGCGCCTTTCTCCACATCATACGGCTGTCCTACTATACAACCCTGTTTTTTCCAATAATCTTGTAATGTAAATATTATATCTTGAAAGTTCATATATTAAATTTTACTATTTTTTAACTTTGTGTGCGGAATGGAAAAGGGCCTAATAAGCGGCGGCGGGCTGGGTTTCGGCCTCGAATTCGCTGTCATAGTTATCAAGGTTTCTAGCCATGTCGGAAATATCTTCGTCTTTTAAAGTATTAAGCGGGTAGGTAAGGTATCTGTTTAAAAACCTTCTGCAAATATAAGCAGATTTGTTTAAGTTAAGGAGGTCTTGGGGGGAAGTAAAGCCAAGGTTTTCAAAATCCGCATTATGCAAAGTTTCCCAAAAAGCGGCAGGTATACCTAAAGCGGGTTTATCCATACCAAAGCCCGCCAAAGTCATAAGTCGCAGTATAAAAGCTGGACTTAAAGAAGGGTTACAGTCTGTTTTTTGAAGGGAATTTAACGCTTCTTGCAGTAATAAAAATTTTTCTTCACTCGGTTGGTGTTCGGGCGTAAGCCTGAACATAAGTTCGCAAAAGTGCAAAGCCATTTTAGTTTTGGGGCCGTCTTGCCTTATTTGCGGGAAAACGCTTTCAATTTTACCGCCCGTAACACAGCCTATAACCGCGCCTCTTTTAACGTAAATGCGGTAATTGGCGTGCACAAAAGGCTCGCTTAACGCTTTTAGTTTACCGGCGGATTTATTAACGCTGGGGAACCTTAGGTTAAGCCTTCCATAGCTTTTTGTGTATAAGGAAACCATTCTGTCCGCTTCTCTAAAATTTTGGCGGATAAGAACTATCCCTTCATCAGTCATTATCATGCGGCCTCTTAAACAATAACCAACATTATAAATAAACCTAAGAACACCAAAGCAAGCAAAAGTTTTGTTATCCCGAGGTGTTTTTTAAATAAAGAGTTAACTTTTTCAGACTTATGTCCCAGCAATGTAAAACCGAAAACAATAAGAAGAGGTAAAATAAAAAGCAGGTTGTATAAGATAAGATATGAGACGGCCCTCGTTCTGAAATGGGGATCTTTCATTATCAAAACTATTGTGGGCACGTAAACCTGTCCTGTGCATACAGATTCAACTAAAGATACTAAAATACCTACGCAGAAAGCGGCTACTATAAGGCGCAGCGGGTGGCGGCCTTCGCCCTCTTTACCGCGCATAAAAAAACCTATTATTTTATTTATTTTGAGTTTTAAATTTTTGGGCAGTTGCAAAAGCATGCCGTCCGATTTTTTTGTTTTTTGGTAAATAATAAAATCATATAAACTAAGCAGAAAGAAAACAAAACAAAGCGCGGCGGCCAAAAAGTAAAATATTTTTATTACGTAGGCAAAGCCGCTCATTGCGTATAAAAACTCAAAAAGGCCCAGCCCTATTAAAAAGTAGGCCAAAAATACTGCAAGGCAGTAAGCGCTGCCGACGTAAACAACTTCTTTTTTATTATATCCGTAAACGGCAAGGAAAGAAACAAAAAATATTATTACGGCGAAAGCGCACGGGTTAATGCCGTCCGCCAAACCGCTTAAAACAATGGTTGAAAACGTAAGTTTGTTAAATTCGTCCTCAGCTTTTACTTCTTTTACCGTTATTTTGGTTGTTTCGTTGTTAGCCAAAGCTCTTTCAACTGCCGGGCCGGCGTAAAAAGCTATTTGCGCGGGGTAACCCTGCAGGTATGTTTCGCCTATGGCCATGGCGGGTACGCCAAAATCTTTACCGTAAGCCTCGGCCGATTCTTTAAAAATAATGCTGCCTTGCGCGTCGGATGTGTCAATATTTATAATTTCAATTTTTGAACCATATTCTTTTTTTAATTTTTCAACAAATTTATCCTGCTTCATATGGTTGCAGTGAACGCAGGCGGGAGAGGTAAATACGGCTACCCTAACCAAATCTTTGCCGAACATTGTAAGCGGTAATAAAAGTAAAGCTGTTATAAAAAGTTTTTTCATTTTTAAAATCCTTTTGCCATAAAGTCAGCCACTCCGGACATGACCATGTTAACAGATAATAAAACAAGCAGCATGCCGGTAAGCCTTTCCAAAGCTAAAAGGCCTCTTCTCCCGAGTAAATTGCTAATGGGGAATGAGAATAATAAAATTATAAGATTTAACGCTGACGCTATTAAAACGGCCATCCAGATAATGCTTTTGCTTGGGCTTTGGGCGGATAAAATCATTATTGTGCTCAGTGAACCGGGGCCCGCTACAAGCGGTATGGCCAAAGGAACTACAAAAGGTTCTTCATCTTTCGGGTTTGCGCCCGGATCTTCGGAACTTCCGAAAACAAGTTTAAGCGATATTATGAAAAGCATTAAACCACCGGCTATGCTTAAAGAATACTCTTTAATACCCATCATCCCCAAAAACTGCCTTCCTAAAAACACAAACGCCAACATTATTAATAGGGCTATACAAAGTTCTCTTATTAAAATAAAACGCCTTCTTTCGGGCGACACTTTCCGTAAAGCCGTTATGAATATAGGCATATTGCCAAAGGGGTCCATAACCATAAGAAGAGTAAAAACTGCAGAAAAAATAAATTCCATAAAACACCTTTTTCAGAAAATCTTAAATGTATATATACAGTATACAATTTTGTTTGCCAAAACCCAATCTTATAATAAAATATATGAATTTGCATTTAATAATTAGTAATATAAATTATAGGTGTATATTTTTGAAAGGGAGTAAATACTATGAAAAAGATATTAGCGGTACTTATGGCAGCCTTTATTTTCTGCGCCTGCTCCACCAAAGTTGAAAGGATGGACGCCGGTACGGTAAAAGATCTCAGCGGTGGTTGGAATGACACTGATTCCCAAATGGTGGCGGAAGAAATGATTTCTGACTGCTTAAGCCGTGTTTGGTATAACAGATTTTTAACCTCAAAAGGTAAAGAGCCTACCATAATAGTGGGAACGGTTAACAACCAAAGCATGGAGCATATTAATACCGATACCTTCATTGAAAATATGCAGCGCGCTTTAATTAACAGCGGCAAAGTAAACTTTGTGGCAAGCAAAAATGAACGCGGCGAAGTAAGAACAGAACGTCTGGAACAGGATGAGTTCGCCTCCGAACTTACAAGGAAAGCTTTTGGCAGGGAAGTAGGCGCAGACTTCATGTTAAGCGGCGTGCTTAATTCCATAGTTGATCAGGAAGGTAAAAGAAGCGTTGTTTATTACCAAGTCAATTTAAAACTTATAAATATTGAAACTAACCAGATAGTTTGGAACGGCGAGAAAAAGATTAAAAAATACGTACTTAAACGTTCCGCAAAGTGGTAGGGCCGGGAAGGGACTAATTTATGAAGAAGACCTGTATATTTCTGCTTATAATTCTTGTTATCTGCGGGTGCAGGTCTTCTTTTAATTTCAGACAGAACGTAAACAAGGAGATTAACGAGGGTAATTACTCTTCTGCCACAGCTAAAATTGAAGACCAAAAAAATAAGGTTTACAGGGAAAAAGATTCTTTAATTTATTATTTGGATTTAGGCACCGTGCAGCATGACGCCAAAAAACATGAAGAGAGTGATAAAAATTTTGACCTGGCCCAGCAAAGAATTGATGAGCTTTTTACAACAAGCGTAAGCCAGTCGGTAGGAACGCTGGTAAAAAACGAACTTACGGCCGCCTATGAAGGGGCCGATTATGAAAGAGCCATGACCTATTTTTACAGGGCTATGAATTTTTTAGCCATGAACAATTTGTCAGGTGCTTTGGTTGAAGCCAGAAAAGCAGTTTTTTATTTGGACAATTTAAGAAAAAATAAGCATAAAGGGTATAATGATGATCCTTTTGTACAGTATTTCGCCAGTTTGTTATTTGAAAGCGAGGGTAATTTATCCTCGGCAAGGATAGCCAGGGCAAACGCTTTTAACGCGTATGAGCGTTTTGCGTCTTTTTATAATGTGCCGAAGCCGGATTTTACTGTCCCTTCTAACGCGGATAAAATGGGGGAAATTATATTTGTCCATTATAACGGGCATATACCTATAATACGCTCCCAGACTATTCAGATAGCGTGGGACAGGGCGATGTCAATGACTGTAGGTACGGACGACCTTGCCAATGCGGATTCCTCCGTGCAAAACGCTGTCGTTGCGGGCATTATGGGCAACGCCGTCACCATAGCTTACCCTGTTTTAACACCTGTGCCGTTTAGTACGGCGGGGTCTTCGGTAAGAGTAGGCTCTGTTAAACAAGATACCGTGCTTGTGCATAATTTATCGGCACTTGCTAAAGAAGAATTAGATGAAAGAATGCCTTCAATAATGGCTAAAATGGTAGCGAGAGCGGTTATAAAACAGATTATAGCCACCCAGGCAAGGCATGCCGCCACAAAAGCTACGGATAATGAAAACTGGGGTATGATAGCTGGTATGATGGTAAGCGCTTTTAACGCCGCTACCGAGCGCGCGGACACAAGAATGTGGTTTACCCTGCCTGGGGAAATAAGAATGAGCAGAGTTTTTGTCGAACCCGGTTACCATAAAATAATTTTTACCGCCTATGACTCCATGGGTAACGCCATAGAGGTTAAAGATTTTGATAATATAGAAATTAAAGCAGGAGAAAGAATTTATTTGCATCACAGAACAGGCAAATAAAATTTTAAAAAGAGGTGTTATATGAAAAAAATATTGGCGTTGACTGTGTGTGCTGTAATTTTAGCGGCATGTTCCACGGTAAATAAGAATACTTTAAGTTATAAACTTTCTAAAGTATCCTCGGAAAAATATATTACGGGTGTAGGCTTTGCCCAGGATAAAAAAGAGGCCCAGGAAAGGGCCAAAGCCGATATTCAGGCTTTCTTTAATGCTACTTCAGCGGGGCAAATGCCTGTTGTGGCGGATATTTACAACCATGCGTTTATTGAAGAAACATGGAAAGATAAGCAAACAAATACTTATTACGCCATAGCCGCCTTGGAAAGAAAGGTCGCCAAAAATATGATTAAAAATAACTTGGACGCTATGGACTCGCAGCTCGCGGGTTTGGTTATGCAGTTTAATATGAAACAGGATAAATTTGCCAAAGTAAAAACAGCGCTTAAAATACAGCCTCTTTTATTAAAAAGAAACGCGCTTGAGGACCTGCATGAAAAAATAGATTATACCGGACAGGGGTATGACCCGCAAAATTTCTCCTCATTGAAAAATATAGTATACCAGTCAATGAACGATGTAAGATTTTCCCTTCAGGTATTGGGTAAAAACAGTGAAATTCTGCATACACATATTATTAACGCTCTTAATGAAATGGGTTTAAGCGTGGCTATTAACCAGGAAGCCGATATATCAGTAGACGTTAACAGTGAAATAGTTGAATATCCGTCAAAACGGTTAGAAGGGCTTTACTGGTGCAGTGCAACGGCTACCGTAGGTTTAAAAGATGTGGAAACAGGCGGAATTTTTGCGCGTTTTAGCATAAGCGGAAGACAAGGCTCCTCACGCACGGAAGAAGCCGTTAAAAGGACTATGGACGATATAGGCCAAAGTGCGGGCAAAGAAATTAAAGACAGATTATATGATTATTTGGAAAGGAGATAGCAGATGAAAAAATTATTAGTATTGGGTTTACTTTTAACACATATAGCTGTTTTGGCGCAAACCTCGGCCGTACCTGCCAATACCGAAGTTTCTGCGGGGGAGGAGGTTGTTGATCCCGTTTTAAAAGAGCAGGAAGAAAAGGCAAAAACCTTATATTCTTTGGGTTACCTGATGGTTGAAAGCGTTAAAAGCAATCTTATTATTGAAGATGAAAATGAATATAAGTACATATCGCAGGGCATGAGGGATAATTTGATGAATAACCCCAGCCAAACTGATATCAACCAATATAAACCGCTTATTATTAAAAGATATGAGGAAGACACTAAAAAAATAACCGCTAAAAGAGACGAGGAAAAGAAGAAATTTTTAGCCGCTGCAAAAAAAGAGAGAAATACAAAAGAACTTGAGGGCGGTATTTTAGTGCATACTATAACAAAAGGTAAAGGCAATGCTCCGACACCGGAGAATACGGTTAAGGTTAATTATCACGGAACGCTCATTAACGGAACGGTTTTTGATAGCTCTGTCCTTCGCGGCGAACCGGCGGAATTTCCTTTAACAGGCGTTATTCCTTGTTGGACAAAAGGCCTTCAGGAAATGCGCCCCGGCGGCAAAGCTAAATTAATATGCCCGCCCGAAACTGCTTACGGCAACAGGCAAAGGGGAATTATCTTGCCTAACTCTGTATTGATATTTGAAATAGAGCTTTTAGAAGTTAAATAGTAAAAAAGGCCGCTTGAAAGAGCGGCCTTTTTATTAGATTGCCGAGCAAAAAGCTTCTTTTTTTATTCGGAAGTTAAACCGCGCCCTGGTAAAAAGCTAAAAAATGCAAAAACCTCTTTAATTGATAAAATAACTGTTATAAAAACCAATTTGGCATTTATTTTATGGCTAAAAGAAAACAGGGCAGAAAATCAAAGAAGCAGCTTAATAAAATAATGGCGCTTGTTGCCGCTGTTATAATAGTTTATTTTGGTAAAGACGCCGTTATATATAAAGAATACCGTCCCGTAAAAGGCATTGTACAGGGAAGGGTAGTTAAAGTATCTGACGGGGATACCGTAACTTTATTAAGTCCGCAAAGAGAAAAAATAAAAATAAGGCTTTATGGAATAGACGCTCCTGAAAAAAAGCAAGATTATGGTTCCACCGCCAAAAAGGCATTATCTTCCGTAATTGCCGGAGAAGATATTGAAGCCGATATTATTGATATAGACAGATATGGACGCCCGGTAGGGCTTTTAACTTTACGCGGAGAAGATATTAACCGGCTTATGGTAGAGCGGGGCTACGCCTGGGTTTACCCACAGTATTGCCGTATAGAGAGGTGTACTTATTGGGTAACCTTGCAAGAGGAGGCAAAGGCCCGTAAAAAAGGGCTTTGGAATATGCGCTCGCCGCAGGAGCCTTGGCTTTGGCGTAAAGACAATAAATAAAACATATGGAAAGCCGCCTATATTAAGTTATAAAAAAAGAGTCGCCTTTTAGGCGGCTCTTTTTTTATAAAATCATTTAACTAAACTTATTTTTGTTTTCTAAGCTCGTTAAACCAGCCCTTATCAGTTCCTTTTAGTATTATTTCATTCCAGTCTTCCTGTGTTATTTGAGCTTCTTGCATAACCTGCGCCGTTATAACTATGGATGCGTTTTTATCGTTAGGGTGATTAGCCAGATATTCTTTTTCTATAGCCACATATCTTTTAACAACTTCGTAATCAAAAGCGTCTTGCTCAGCCTGCTGTTTTTTAATAAGTTCTTCCTGGTCGGATCCCGGCTCGGCCTGCGGTTCCGGCTCGTGAACTTTTATATAATTTTTATCACCTTTCGCGGGCGCGGTTTGTGCCGGCGAATCAGCAAAATTATCGTCTGAAGGCATAGCGTCTTCCATTGCTTTGGTATCTGAATTAACAGGTTTTAACGGTTTATTTATATCTAATATTGAAGGATCTTCCGTTCTGTTGTCTGACCAGTAATTTTGGCAAGCGTTGGGGTACACAATGAAAAAAGTGCACATAACTATGGTAACCAGAATTACGGTTTTAATTAGAATAATAAATAACGAATTTAACGGCTTGCGTGTATCTTCGTTCATCCTTCCTCCAAAAGTTTATTAAATATTAATTATAAATAACTTTAAAGATAATATACAAAATTATATTAATTTTGTTGGCGTAATTGTTGGGTAACCTGCTTGACCTCCGGGTCTGTTTGCAACTGCTGTATGAGTTTTAAAAACTCAGGATTTTGCGCGTATTTCATAAAAACCTGCTGCAGTTGCGGGTTTGCGCTTAACACTTGGTTGATATCTTGTCCGGCAAGTTTAGCAAAGTCCATATTATAAGCGCCGGCTTTTTGCATATCTTGGTTAAATTGCTTTATCAAAGGATTTTCCGAATATTTTTTAAATACATTTTCCGCCTTTTTCTGTACTTCGGCGTTGGTTGAAACTTGCGGCAATTCCGGTACAGGGTCTAAAGGAAAATCATTAGCGGACGGAGGCATAACTCCGGATTGGATGTTTGGTTTTACCTGGTGCCTGCTGGGAGGCATTTGGCTGTGCGTGGTATCAAGCGGAGTTTTAACTTCCGAAGGGGGCACATATAAAGCCACTCCGCTTTGCGGCGGCTCGCTTTCGGGCGTTTCCGCGCTTATGCTTCCAAACATTGACGGCATTTCGTTTTCCTGCTGAGCGTTAATTCTTTCAACATGCCTTTGGTAAATGCCGTAACCCCTGTACGCTATTAAAACGGCGATGCAGGCAACAATTATAGTAATAAAAAAGTAACTTTTTTTTGTCATAAGATTATTTTAGCATAAAGCTTTATGATTTAAA from Elusimicrobium minutum Pei191 harbors:
- a CDS encoding FKBP-type peptidyl-prolyl cis-trans isomerase; amino-acid sequence: MKKLLVLGLLLTHIAVLAQTSAVPANTEVSAGEEVVDPVLKEQEEKAKTLYSLGYLMVESVKSNLIIEDENEYKYISQGMRDNLMNNPSQTDINQYKPLIIKRYEEDTKKITAKRDEEKKKFLAAAKKERNTKELEGGILVHTITKGKGNAPTPENTVKVNYHGTLINGTVFDSSVLRGEPAEFPLTGVIPCWTKGLQEMRPGGKAKLICPPETAYGNRQRGIILPNSVLIFEIELLEVK
- a CDS encoding thermonuclease family protein, coding for MAKRKQGRKSKKQLNKIMALVAAVIIVYFGKDAVIYKEYRPVKGIVQGRVVKVSDGDTVTLLSPQREKIKIRLYGIDAPEKKQDYGSTAKKALSSVIAGEDIEADIIDIDRYGRPVGLLTLRGEDINRLMVERGYAWVYPQYCRIERCTYWVTLQEEAKARKKGLWNMRSPQEPWLWRKDNK
- the lpoB gene encoding penicillin-binding protein activator LpoB, which produces MKKILAVLMAAFIFCACSTKVERMDAGTVKDLSGGWNDTDSQMVAEEMISDCLSRVWYNRFLTSKGKEPTIIVGTVNNQSMEHINTDTFIENMQRALINSGKVNFVASKNERGEVRTERLEQDEFASELTRKAFGREVGADFMLSGVLNSIVDQEGKRSVVYYQVNLKLINIETNQIVWNGEKKIKKYVLKRSAKW